In Euphorbia lathyris chromosome 2, ddEupLath1.1, whole genome shotgun sequence, the sequence CAATGAAGCTCGGGATAGGGATTGGTGCAGGATATGGCGTCCCCGTGATTAAACACGAGAAGCTTCATTTAACGGCGGGGCAGCTGGATGAGTTTCAGAGACAAGTTTTGATATACAAGTACTTAGTAGCGGGACTCCCTGTTCCTTCTGCTCTTGTTCAACACATTTGGAAGGGCGTTGGTGGCTCTCTTCGCTTTGTTAACGGTGTAAGTGGAATCCATAGACATAATCCGAGCTGTAAGTCGCTTTttatctttcttcttcttttttcgtTTCTCTCTTTATTGGAAACGTCTGGTTTGTGTTAAGATTAGTATTATCATTATAAATTACAGAGCATTTCCGACTGCCGTATTTGATTGGctggttattttgttttttcaattaatttcgTTTGAGAAATCCATGTTTGAAATTGAAAGCTCATGCTTGTTCTCTCAATTCATTATGTCTCTGTTCTGTTTGCGGgaattgaagttcaattttGGAATAAAATATACAAACTTTGTGATGACTTGATAAGATGAGTTCATTGCTAAAATTAGGCTTGATACATAGAGGGCCTTGTACTAGGCCAAATAATCTAATTGGTATTCGGAGATGTTTCATTAGCCCCTTAAACTGACATGATTAAGCCCGAAGTCCTCCATGGTAAAGTCTACATGGTAGAGCAACTTGGAGATTTGGACAATTGAAGCACGTTTCTCTAAGCAAGTTTAGAGGCCAATAGGTCACTCTAAGCAAGTTTAAGAGGTCAATAGTTCAAGGGGtcaataggtcactttaaaGTTCGGGTGCTAATGAGACATCTTCAAGTTCGGGGGCCAATTGAATTATTTGTCCATGTACAGGGAccctgatgtattaagccttaaaatTATCTTTTCAATTTGAAATGATGAATGTGATCTGGAATGGTAAAACTGAATGTATTTTGTTATGTTCTTTCTTGGCTTGTTGTTTTCAGTTGTGGGATTCAGCAAGGGATTTGGTTACAGAAGCATGATGGATCCAGAACAAGATGGGTGCCGGAGAACTGATGGGAAGAAATGGAGGTGTAGGAAGGATGTGGTTCCTGGTCAGAAGTACTGTGAGCGGCATATGCACAGAGGCCGTCGTTGTTCAAGAAAGCCTGTGGAATCTTTTCAAACGATCACAACCTCTAATGCAACACCAACAAGCAAGAATTTCGAAAATTCAGTTACCAATTCAGCCTCTGCAACTATCCCAATTGATACTAGTATGTACCTCAAAAACTCAGGTGTCACCAGCAGCAGTAATGTTGATTTCAAGATCATGGGCACAAATATGACCCCTAATGTGGTTAGTTGCCCGAAAAGCATTGGCACAAGCATGATTCAGAAGGGAACTTTGGGCTTAATAAATGCAGCTGCAATCATGACCACCCGCACTGCTCATACAGACTCAACTGTTACCATAGCAGCTATAGAGGCTGAGAAGGGTGGCAATAACAACTATTACAAGAGTAGTGGCAATGACGATAGGAACAGGACTTGCAGCAAATATGTCGATTCCAAGAATCAAATTGACATAGGCAATGACTATGGAAACATTAAAAATGCTAATGTTGTCACATCCCAAAGGTTGAACTTCTCACCGAATAGCGTTCTTCAAGGTAGTGTACACAAAGCAAGCTCAAGATAAGATTTGCTTTGCAATTAATTTCTACATTCATTGACTAGATTAATCATGAAAGCATTGCAGGATCTTCACTGGATCTTTTAAATCAATATGCATTATTTATTCCCAGACAAAGAGTTATCTAAACAGAGATCCACATTGGCCTCTTGTCCCTCACAGAAAAGCCATCTTTTGGCAGCTGTGCATTGTTAGTTTGCATCTAAATGTAGGTATCTAGAACTCCTGAATCCCCTCGTGCTTGTTTAGTAAATTTGATTAAGCGTAGCAAAACGTAGGGAAAAAGCATAGAGTGATAAGTTAAATATAAATCTATTACGTTGTTATTCTGATAGCAGTATACTTGAGTGCTACTAATTCCTAGTTAGTTCTATCCAAGATTAGCTTTTTTCTTCATCTAGGATATAAGTGTCCCAATTATGGGTGTCAAAGAATTGTCATTTCATAATCGTGGTATGTGATCTATATGTTCCATATAATTAGATATAATAGAAATGCAACAAAATGATAATGGTGTCAAACAGGTTGTGTTAGGTGTGTTATCTCTATAAATTTTGTTGTTGTGTGCTAATAGGTCACTTTAAGAAAATTCTTGGTGCTAATGAGACATCTTCACAGTTCCGGGGTCAATCAACTTATTTGACCAAGTACAGGGACCCTAACGTATTAAGCCTTAAAATTATCTTTTCAATTTGAATGTTGAATATGATCTGGAATGGAATGGTAAAACTGAGTGTATTTCGTTATTTTCTTTCTCGACTTGTTTTCAGTTGTGGGATTCAGCAAGGAATTTGATTGCACAATGGATCCAGAACCAGACGGGTGCCGGAGAACTGATGGGAAGAAATGGAGGTGTAGGAAGGATGTGGTTCCTGGTCAGAAGTACTGTGAGAAGCATATGCACAGAGGCCGCTTTCGTTCAAGAAAGCCTGTGGAATCGTTTCAAACAATCACAACTTCTAATGCAACACCAACGAGCAAGAATTTGGGAAATTCAAATACCAATTCTTTATATTCAGCCTCTGCAACTATCCCAAGTTACCACAAAAACTCAAGTGTCACCAGCAGCAGTAATGTTGATTTCAAGATCATGGGCACAAACATGACCCCTAGTGTGGTTAGTTGTGCAAAAAGCATTGGCACTAGCATGATCAGGAAGGGAACTTTGGGCTTAATTAATGCAGCTGCAATCATGACCACCTCCACTGTTCACACGGACTCGACTGTTACCACAGCAACTATAGAGGCTGAGAAGGGTGACAATAACAACTATTACAAGAGTAGCAGCGTCAACAATAGGAATGGGAATTGCGGCAAATATGTTGGTGTCAAGAATCAAATCGACAGAGGCAATGACTGCAGAAACATTACAAATGCTAATGTTGGCACCTCTCAGAGATTGAACTTCTCACCAAAGAGCGTTCTTCAAGGTATAGTATATACATAGGCTAGACTCAAGATGGGATTTGCTTAGCAAGTAATTTTTGTACTCATCGACTAGATTAATCATGAAATCATTACAGAATCTTCACGGGATTCTTTAAATCAATATGCATTATTGTGCATATTGATTCCCCGTTACAGAATTATCTCAACAGAGCTCCACATTGGCTTCCTTTCGCCTTACAGAAAGGCCATCTTTTGGCAGCTGTGCATTGTCAGTTTGcatctaggtatctagaagtcCCGAATCCCCTCATGCTTGTTTGGTGAATTCGATGAAGCCTAGAAAAATGTGGGGAAAAAGCATAATAgagttataaattaaatataaatctaTTACATTGTTATTCTGATTGCTGTATATACTTTAGCACTACTAATTCCTAGTTAGTTCTATCCCAGAATAGTTTTTTCTTCATCTAGGATACAAGTGTTCCAATTTAGCAGTACGCTGAAAATGTAACTTTTTCAGTAGGATCATTTTGGGGGTAAAATACACCCGTGGTCCCTCAACTTTAGTGTTACTAACAT encodes:
- the LOC136216835 gene encoding growth-regulating factor 9 isoform X1, which translates into the protein MEEKAKPIQTSACSASGCGPPTKRKAAEQAGSPSMKLGIGIGAGYGVPVIKHEKLHLTAGQLDEFQRQVLIYKYLVAGLPVPSALVQHIWKGVGGSLRFVNGVSGIHRHNPSFVGFSKGFGYRSMMDPEQDGCRRTDGKKWRCRKDVVPGQKYCERHMHRGRRCSRKPVESFQTITTSNATPTSKNFENSVTNSASATIPIDTSMYLKNSGVTSSSNVDFKIMGTNMTPNVVSCPKSIGTSMIQKGTLGLINAAAIMTTRTAHTDSTVTIAAIEAEKGGNNNYYKSSGNDDRNRTCSKYVDSKNQIDIGNDYGNIKNANVVTSQRLNFSPNSVLQVVGFSKEFDCTMDPEPDGCRRTDGKKWRCRKDVVPGQKYCEKHMHRGRFRSRKPVESFQTITTSNATPTSKNLGNSNTNSLYSASATIPSYHKNSSVTSSSNVDFKIMGTNMTPSVVSCAKSIGTSMIRKGTLGLINAAAIMTTSTVHTDSTVTTATIEAEKGDNNNYYKSSSVNNRNGNCGKYVGVKNQIDRGNDCRNITNANVGTSQRLNFSPKSVLQVQGCNSGCLQRSGEELEPRRCRRTDGKKWRCRRDVVPDEKYCKMHMHRGAKKRVLAYQSPPFPQAAPQTATSSEPSPIAVFPSNVGTSNLNTNLSISITANPHPRTKDDTNTSGDSSSSDTISDTIIANCDYREVTS
- the LOC136216835 gene encoding growth-regulating factor 9 isoform X2, translated to MMDPEQDGCRRTDGKKWRCRKDVVPGQKYCERHMHRGRRCSRKPVESFQTITTSNATPTSKNFENSVTNSASATIPIDTSMYLKNSGVTSSSNVDFKIMGTNMTPNVVSCPKSIGTSMIQKGTLGLINAAAIMTTRTAHTDSTVTIAAIEAEKGGNNNYYKSSGNDDRNRTCSKYVDSKNQIDIGNDYGNIKNANVVTSQRLNFSPNSVLQVVGFSKEFDCTMDPEPDGCRRTDGKKWRCRKDVVPGQKYCEKHMHRGRFRSRKPVESFQTITTSNATPTSKNLGNSNTNSLYSASATIPSYHKNSSVTSSSNVDFKIMGTNMTPSVVSCAKSIGTSMIRKGTLGLINAAAIMTTSTVHTDSTVTTATIEAEKGDNNNYYKSSSVNNRNGNCGKYVGVKNQIDRGNDCRNITNANVGTSQRLNFSPKSVLQVQGCNSGCLQRSGEELEPRRCRRTDGKKWRCRRDVVPDEKYCKMHMHRGAKKRVLAYQSPPFPQAAPQTATSSEPSPIAVFPSNVGTSNLNTNLSISITANPHPRTKDDTNTSGDSSSSDTISDTIIANCDYREVTS